Proteins from one Panicum virgatum strain AP13 chromosome 7K, P.virgatum_v5, whole genome shotgun sequence genomic window:
- the LOC120642969 gene encoding uncharacterized protein LOC120642969 — protein sequence MNSKARVVFLLALVVGVALALATAGGTEAAAAGEGRRRRPYGARQQLLMAPVTATSAALGVEARRRVLSSISSSSLDPNRAACIGSCPAAGGAYTGRGCKQAYQCRGG from the coding sequence ATGAACAGCAAGGCGCGCGTCGTCTTTCTGCTCGCGCTGGTCGTCGGCGTCGCTCTAGCactcgccaccgccggcggcacggaggccgcggcagccggcgaggggcggcgacgacggccgtATGGCGCGCGGCAGCAGCTGCTGATGGCCCCCGTGacggcgacgtcggcggcgcTGGGTGTGGAGGCGCGCCGGCGCGTCCTCAGCAGCATCAGCTCGTCCTCGCTCGATCCTAACAGGGCGGCCTGCATCGGGTCgtgcccggcggccggcggggcttACACCGGCCGTGGCTGCAAGCAGGCGTACCAGTGTCGTGGTGGCTGA
- the LOC120640055 gene encoding homeobox-leucine zipper protein ROC7-like — translation MENEDQLNNNNEQGLGLTMGSHAAWNQPVEYDLDDLLGAEDHHVDTSSHKSDDDEDRRPDRGTPPSKRTKRFSAHQVQELEAKFQVCTHPDPRARQELGRKVGLEECQVRFWFQNRRSSMKLKACGNEIRDMQQENTKLRAENVELKQLIQNPTCFRCRDPSGADQLASEKRRLLSENARLKDELLRAKAYQDSNTREAERPDQSMPLTYNCRTNKAALVSHAERALKEFVMLATKGQPMWMPTIDGEVLSVQEYDFHTFPGLLGLCPRGFIVEATRETDMIKGDAVDLVSILTDVAQWSEMFPDIVAYVRSTDVIASSSTSSSRDGLIQLMDVEFWVQSPRLPSRNVKFLRFSKMIAERKWAVVDVSVDGNNGDEKEISGTSCAGYRLLPSGCLIENLSGGFCKVTWVVHGEYLEATVPELFRQFFRSGQAYGACRWLRSLQRQCEYMAVLGSSHVPSSSSSSGAAISPLGKRGVLELALRMKETFYAAVSGPVTMASTNVVDQWCVSSGTGAERVDAAVRMVTWNCAEIMPREPAITVLSATTTVRLPGTPPQRVFEYICNLQRRGEWDKFVNGVLVEEVSYVPTSARLHGNSVSILRPTVVADGSHGRNSNVLILQHSSTDASGSLVVYSLVEEKVMRGIMGGADNSIFLMPSGFAILPDGHGCKARCTAARSCSSAPIGHSNGEGALLTVASLGMLPSSPSGGVAARSFDDAGEQLCNTIRKIRDAVGANSVIMS, via the exons ATGGAGAATGAGGACCAGCTGAACAACAACAATGAACAAGGTCTTGGCCTCACCATGGGAAGCCATGCAGCATGGAACCAGCCTGTAGAATATGACTTGGATGATCTCCTTGGAGCTGAGGACCATCATGTGGACACTAGTAGTCACaaaagtgatgatgatgaggatcgCCGTCCTGACAGAGGGACACCACCATCCAAGCGCACTAAACGCTTCTCTGCGCACCAGGTTCAAGAACTCGAAGC TAAGTTCCAAGTGTGTACCCACCCAGATCCTAGGGCGCGTCAGGAACTTGGCAGAAAAGTTGGTTTGGAGGAATGTCAGGTCAGATTCTGGTTCCAGAACCGGCGCTCCTCAATGAAG TTGAAGGCATGTGGGAACGAGATCAGGGACATGCAACAAGAAAACACCAAGCTGCGTGCTGAGAATGTTGAACTCAAGCAACTAATTCAGAACCCAACATGCTTCAGATGTCGTGACCCTTCAGGGGCAGACCAGCTAGCATCGGAGAAGCGGCGCCTGCTCAGTGAAAACGCAAGGCTAAAGGATGAGTTGCTGCGTGCCAAAGCTTACCAGGACAGCAACACCCGCGAGGCAGAGCGACCTGATCAGTCTATGCCACTCACCTATAATTGCAGAACCAACAAGGCAGCACTTGTCTCGCACGCTGAACGTGCCTTGAAAGAGTTTGTCATGTTGGCAACGAAGGGTCAACCGATGTGGATGCCGACCATCGATGGTGAGGTGCTCAGTGTCCAGGAGTACGATTTCCATACGTTCCCAGGGCTACTTGGGCTCTGCCCGCGGGGGTTTATCGTGGAGGCCACAAGGGAGACTGATATGATCAAAGGAGATGCCGTGGACCTCGTTAGCATCCTTACCGATGTG GCACAGTGGTCTGAGATGTTCCCTGATATCGTTGCATATGTGAGGTCCACTGATGTCATCGCCAGCAGCAGTACTTCCTCTTCACGCGATGGGCTCATTCAACTG ATGGATGTAGAGTTCTGGGTGCAATCGCCGCGCCTGCCGTCCCGCAACGTCAAGTTTCTGAGGTTTAGCAAGATGATCGCGGAAAGGAAGTGGGCTGTGGTAGACGTGTCCGTTGATGGCAACAATGGAGACGAAAAGGAAATCAGCGGAACTAGTTGCGCCGGCTACAGGTTGCTGCCGTCCGGCTGCCTCATTGAGAACTTGAGTGGCGGCTTTTGCAAG GTCACATGGGTTGTGCACGGGGAGTACCTTGAAGCCACTGTGCCAGAACTCTTCAGGCAATTTTTCCGTTCTGGGCAAGCCTATGGTGCATGCCGTTGGCTCAGATCGCTCCAGAGGCAGTGTGAGTACATGGCCGTTCTCGGTTCCAGCCATGttccaagcagcagcagcagctcag GGGCAGCCATATCGCCTCTAGGAAAAAGGGGAGTCCTGGAGCTGGCCCTGCGGATGAAGGAGACCTTCTATGCAGCCGTCTCCGGGCCGGTGACCATGGCATCGACCAACGTCGTCGACCAGTGGTGTGTCAGCAGTGGCACCGGCGCCGAGAGGGTGGACGCGGCCGTGCGCATGGTTACATGGAATTGCGCTGAGATCATGCCCAGAGAGCCTGCAATCACAGTGCTCAGCGCCACCACTACCGTCCGGCTTCCCGGTACACCGCCACAGCGTGTGTTCGAGTATATCTGCAATTTGCAGCGCCGTGGCGAGTGGGATAAATTTGTCAATGGGGTCCTGGTGGAGGAAGTGAGCTATGTCCCCACATCTGCACGCCTCCATGGCAACTCCGTCTCCATCCTCCGCCCcact GTCGTTGCTGATGGAAGTCATGGAAGGAACAGCAACGTGCTGATCTTGCAACACTCGAGCACCGACGCGTCAGGCTCTCTGGTTGTGTACAGCCTTGTTGAGGAGAAGGTGATGCGCGGCATCATGGGTGGCGCTGACAACTCCATTTTCCTCATGCCGTCAGGATTTGCCATCCTCCCAGACGGCCATGGCTGCAAGGCCCGCTGCACCGCTGCGAGATCCTGCAGCAGTGCCCCCATAGGCCACAGCAACGGTGAAGGAGCGCTTCTTACTGTGGCATCCCTAGGAATGTTGCCTAGTTCCCCATCCGGCGGTGTTGCTGCCCGGAGCTTTGACGATGCAGGAGAGCAGCTATGCAATACGATAAGGAAGATCAGGGACGCTGTCGGGGCCAATAGCGTCATCATGTCCTGA